The following is a genomic window from Amycolatopsis cihanbeyliensis.
CGGTGGCGCCGACCAGGAAACCGAGTTCCGCGTCCTCGACCAGCTTGACGATGCCCTCGTTGCCGGACTTGTGGATCCAGCCTCGCGCCGAGCTCGGCAGCTCGGTCACGGCGGTGCGTACCGGGATGTCCCGCTCGCGCGCCTGCCGCTCGGTCAGCCCGACCGCGCCGACCTCCGGGTCGGTGAAGGTCACCCGCGGCACCGCGTGGTACTCCGCGCTCTTGCCGTCCTGGCCGAGGATGGACCGGGCCGCGATCCCCGCCTGGTACATCGACATGTGCGTGAACGCACCCTTGCCGGTCATATCGCCGATCGCGTAGACGCCCTCGGCGACGCGCATGTGCCCGTCCGGCTCGAGGAACCGCCGGTCGGTGTCCAGGCCGACGGAGTCCAGGCCGAGCGCGGCGAGGTCGGTGCTGCGGCCGGTGGCGACCAGCAACCGCTCGGCACGCAGCTCGCGGTCGGGCAGGGTGACGGTGAACGCCTCACCGTCGTACCGCACCGCCCGCGCGCCCACGCCGGTGTGCACGCCGAGGCCCTCACCGGTGAGCACACCGCCCACCACCTCGGCCGCCTCCGGTTCCTCCACCGGCAGCAGCTGGTCGGCCAACTCCACGACGTCGACCGCGGAGCCGAACCGGGCAAACGCCTGCGCCAGCTCGAGACCGATCGCGCCGCCACCCAGCACGACCAGCGACTCGGGCGCCTGTTCCGCCTGCAGCGCCTCCCGGTTGGTCCAGAACGGCGTGCCGGCAAGGCCCTCGATCGGCGGGACCGCGGGATCGGTTCCGGTGTTCAGCACGATCGCCTTGGCGGCGGTGAACTCCTGCCCCTCGACCGTGACCCGGCCCGGCCCGGTGACCCGCGCCCGGCCCCGGACGAACCGGCCGCCGGTCGCGGTGAAGCGCTCGACAGCCGCCTGGTCGTCCCA
Proteins encoded in this region:
- a CDS encoding dihydrolipoyl dehydrogenase family protein; protein product: MSETVDVVVVGMGPGGEAVAAQLAEAGLSVVGIESRLVGGECPYYGCVPSKMMIRAADALAEARRVPGLAGTTEVRPDFTPVAKRIRDEATTDWDDQAAVERFTATGGRFVRGRARVTGPGRVTVEGQEFTAAKAIVLNTGTDPAVPPIEGLAGTPFWTNREALQAEQAPESLVVLGGGAIGLELAQAFARFGSAVDVVELADQLLPVEEPEAAEVVGGVLTGEGLGVHTGVGARAVRYDGEAFTVTLPDRELRAERLLVATGRSTDLAALGLDSVGLDTDRRFLEPDGHMRVAEGVYAIGDMTGKGAFTHMSMYQAGIAARSILGQDGKSAEYHAVPRVTFTDPEVGAVGLTERQARERDIPVRTAVTELPSSARGWIHKSGNEGIVKLVEDAELGFLVGATAVGPSGGEMLSGLAVAVHAQLPVERLRQMIFAYPTFHRAVEDALGKLG